The genomic region tcctttttatttgtatgggttaaattgaataaagattTTCGTATTACACATAAACTCGTATTTGATATTCATGTAATTCGTTTTTGTTGATGTATTTTTTTCTCTatccttttttttttgtgatgTTTGTCTATTTATATAATATGTGTATTGTTAACTGAGAAGACATGCTAAGTAGATTTTATGCATATAGACACATATCCTACTCTAGATTTAACATGTGTTACACGTTTTCCTACATGTACAACTTTGCAGGGGAGTAAACTCGATGTGAAAGCTTAATCTGCGGCCTTGTGGGTTTGGACCGATATCGATCCAAACCCAAATGGACTTTGGACCGATAGTGGTAACTATTCTAACAATATTATAAAATTCCTAACTAAATGGAGTATCATTAAAGGATTTTGAATTGAGAAAAATGCAATCCAAAAAATAATGTTTCAAGGTCCAATTACCTTTTATAATGATGATTTAGGATCCAAGTATTGATGGTGATATCCAATTGCATCCTAATGATTCTCAATGGAAATAAAAAGGGTTCTTAGATTATGATTTTGttaagaaaaagaaggaaaaaataatacaaaaagGCTTTTTAGGGTTATGGTTCCATATTCAAAGTTGTTGAATTAGCCAAAGATAATGATGATCTAAACCCTAACCACTTTTTTCCATCATCAAATAGTTGTTTGTTCAAATTTTGATGtgtacttttaatttctttattttcaattttaagattaattaaaaaaagtaaaattcaataataaaatttatattattttgagtTAATGATATTTTTAAACAAAACAATTGAGTCATGACTATGTTGAACTCATGGACGTGAATTCGCCCATATTTGAAGATCAATCTTAGGGAGAGTGAAATCGTAGAAGATTTGATCAAATTGGATCAAACAAATCGAATCTCTTAATTTCAAGAGATTGACTCGGATGACTTAAAGATATATCTTAAAGTTTTTTGATTTATCTTATATGTTATTAGGATATTGTTAGCTCTGACTACTTTGGAGgagattattattatattttatttgtatatcaCGAAGTTTAAAATTGCTTATATAGAGCATAGTTGTATAAACCAGATGAAGTGagagtttagcatttattttgttCAACTGAAACAGGTTATTAAGATAGCATATAGTAAGTAAAACAAGTGAGTCAATTGATTTTACGAATTAAGTTTTTAAGAGAAAGCTTATTAGAAAAAGATCCAAATCATAAATACAAGTGTGTGATTGTGATAATAGTAAATAATATGACTTAAATTATTCATTGTACGTGATCAATTGGGATATAATTTTCGACTCACACAAAtaaatcaaaaatttaaaaattacaagTAGTATGCCATATCTAAACCTTAATATCATATCAAAAGTTCAAATATGGAGATCGCTAGTAGGGATGAGTTCGGTTTCATTCAATTGAGTTTGCATTTTTATTTTCTGAAATCATTCATGgtaattcaattcacttttttgttttttatatttattttggtatttattttaataaaatgattttttttatataattacatatgtGTTGATCCCCTCTAAATAATTTGATTTAGATTTATTTTGAGCCCTTGGTTGAAGAAGAGTAGTCGGGCTGTTTAGCAGCTGATGTCGGCGAGACATATGATGATGTTGGAAAAGAGATACTTAAAATTACTTCAACGTGGAACATTGAATGCTTGGCTGACATTTTCAGAAAAAATGATACTAAACTGCAATCCTCACCTGCTCTAATAATCTCTTTATGCATTTACTGCCCTTGGGGGAGACCGATAAtgaaaagcttgataggtggtTAACAGTCACATCTTTCATCTCCACTTTACAACTTTTCTCTCCTATTACCCTAATCTAATACCATTTGCCTGCTAAATTTAGGAAACAATGCAATGCATTCATTCTCCAATTTCAGTTGATTTGGGTTCCTATAATTCAAGTTGTATTTGTTTTGGTTCTGGGTTGTTTCAAAATTACATCATTTGAAGTTTATAAGGGGGAAGAATTAAGTCGTATGAGTAAAATGATAGAGTTTGAAagtaatatttaatttttctataagtatttaaattgaatttaaatttaaaaatttatatttttaagaaagTTTTATTTGAATATTATTCTCAATAAAATCGAATGAAGTTACttgtaattatatatttaaaagaaaaaaaaagtgagtGAGTGAGTGAGTAAGTAAAAGATATATGAAAGACATTGTTTTCCAACTTTATTGTTGAATCATATAGTCAAAATCTATATACAAAACACATGCTATATGAAAAAGCGACATTTTAGCCACATCCAATTTCCTATTGTTGAGTCACTTTCCTTGTGCAACCATTTTCCTTTGTTTGTTAAAAAGGAAAGCATCACCAAAGGTATGGAAAGTGGTTTTAAATTGTCATTTAATTACGTGAttagagatttaatttttatttattaaaataaattatatttcatgattaATCATTTACCTCTTTAAAAAATATTAGCGATGAAAAAATTAATTACGGTTGTCAACAATAAatatcttaattttaaaaaaagaaaaaaaaaagggtgagaGTATTAATGGCAAATCCTAATGTGGACACTCAAAGTAAGCATAATCTTAGAATTGGGCTAAAATAGGATTTATTTGGCACCCAAAGACAAAAGTTTCCTTCATTGCATTTAATTCTTGTACTCATTGGTCAGAAGATAGAATTTCTCTTCTGTCTATATTGTTATAAaacttttttttatctattttattttaaaaattttatttaatctagTTTCTCGAGTTAACTTaacataaatataattaaaatgttacttaaatttaaaagatttttaaaatcaaattttgattcaattcgaCTCATACACATCTAGTTAGACTTATCCATGAGTAGGGTTACTCAATCTAGCTCGAAGGTTTGGGCAAAATATAAACCCTAAAAATAGGTCTGAAAAAAATTAAGGCTCATTTTCTAAAGGAGTCGGGCCTCGGGTAAggttttttaaacaaaaatattttttttactatttttttattatttttctattatttcgctattatattaatactattttattattatttgaatattgtataagtcttgttttatttttacttattttagtgttatttaaaaaaattcatttattaaaaaacatttattttaatgttattaatatatttgatgcattatatttttaaaatttatttttatataaaaaataatataatttttttaatatagacAAATTgcgacaaaattttaggcccatagaTAACTCTTCGTTTACctgataataaatttttatttggaaAGGGGCCCATATGGATTTTTGGGCTGGCCGTTGTGTTCATAAATTATTTATCTAAAAGTGGGCCAGGAAAAACTTGGAATTTTAACCCAATgtaataagtaaattaaaattgTCAGAAGTGGGATTTGAACCCACGCCCTCTTTCGAAGACCAGAACTTGAGTCTGGCGCCTTAGACCACTCGGCCATCCTGACAGTTAATGTTTCGTTGACATATACCTAACTATGTTACCTCTTAATCGAAGCCAATTATTAACTATTTTTCTTGCAAATGTCAGAGGTTTGATTATAGAGTGTGAATAGGACATTTGTAATtgcatatataaaaatttaaatataatattttaatattttatttgaataatTTACGAGCTtaactaatttttaaataaaaatagttagtattaaaaattttattcgaatctaaactcaaaataaataatcGAAGTAAAGTTAAACATGAAAAACCgggttttttcttttattatgtaAACGAGTTCAATTAAATAAGTTTAAGATGGCTGATAAACTCTTCAACAAGTTTAATTAAATGGGTTTTGTTTATTGATTCCGTTGAGAGCCTCAAGGGGTTCAAGAGGTGAAAGCGTATTCACCTATCAAGGAAACGTCAATATTTTCTCTCAAAAAATTCATGAGACAAAATCTAAGTATAAAACCGAGCATAAACACTTCGAGCTCAATATCAGACCCATTGATCGAGGGACGACACTTTCCAAACTTCTCTTTGAGCAAGCCAGATCTATCCTCAACAATTAAATATATTACGATTATCTATAAtactaatttaaatatattacgATTATCTATAATACTAATTTACtaacattaaataaaaatattttattaaataataaaaagtaaatgTGTATATTCACATGATGTAGAAATCTAGTGGTTTGAAAAATGTTCAATTAACCTAATGAAAAATACACTAATTCTCTAAGGTTTTcttgttaaatgatttttaaataaaaagatgaattttaacctttattatttaagaatattattaaataaaatcataaattacactatattttaatataaatatgtgttaaacatttcattatttttatattaataaaatattttaaattatattttatattaatattcatATATTCATAGATAAATAATAGTAATCATATACttgtctttttatttaaaatttggtaaatatttttaaaaagttttatGATAGGTTCATAAAATATGAGGATGTAAGtgagtattttatttttaaattattttataagatgCCGTATAAGATAAGATAATGTCACGTTAACTATAAAATATATCTATTGAAATTTGTCtagttaattaaaaataaaacggTTCATGCCAATTTGAAAAAATAAGAGTCAAATTGACAAAGGTTAAATTTGTGATTAACATCGTATGAGGACAACCAAAGTTTCCAAGATCGGACCGATGGTTCAAACCACTGATTTATGATCCAATCAATATTTCAGTTcatttgaataaattttaaaaatatttttaaaaaaatgattcaATTGTCAGTTTAACTGATTCACGAGTCAATCAATCCAACCTCTTATTCTAGACTAATATCCTGATTGATTTTCCTTCCAACTAGAATGATTCTAAAAACAGTGAGGAAAACCTAATCGAAATTTCAAATTGACAAATTTTGACAGAAAATACTTACTATTTTAATGACTAAATTATTGCTTGGATGAAAATACTCAATAGGCGTCTTACTCGAGATCAATTAACCTCTATTGAAATTAATGTTTATACTTGTTGCTTTTTATGTTCTAGAATTGTTGAAACTAGAAATCATATCTTCTTTGaatgtgatttttttaaaaaattttgggaaTTGGTATTACAACTTTGCAATATCAATAAAACTGTGGAATCTTGGGATCAGGAATTGGCTTGGGCTCTCTCCAAATTCGAAGACAAGTATCTTATTGTTGTTGTGCTTAAGTTGGCTAAGAATAAATTCACTCTATATAGTGCGAGAGAAAGATACTTTGGCAAGCCTTACTTTGTTAATGAAGATCAATTAAATGATACGAGGCAAATCAATCGAACATATGTTAATATTTAATATCAAAAatatcttcttcttttcttttttaattctgGGTTTTGGTACGATGGTTAGAGGGTTCATCGATTCAAGTGTAGTTTAAGTTTAAGTCACGATGTATGCGGCTGAGGCATCCTAACAAACCAGTAGACTTGAACCTTGTTCCTACATGACCCAATCAATTCGATCAAGCACTTGCCATCTATTTTCATTATTCAACTCGTTGACAACACAAAAAATCAATTGTTTAACTCTTTGACAACATGAAAAAACCAAAAGCTCTACCCTCCCTCTCTATCTATCCAAGGGATGGAAGGGCGGAGGCCTTTGGTGTCTCCTCTAGTCAAGAATTGGGGCCTCATAATCACTAGccaatatatttttctttttctcgtaTGTTTTTTTTCATTCATGGTTCGATATTCTGGTGTCCTAAGCGTAGAGGAACAACAGCAATCCATCCCGAACTTGGTGGTTAAACTCTACTGTGCTGACAATACTATAGGAGAGACACTGCGGTAAAATAATTCAACGCTAGGATGATAAAAAGCTTAACACCTCTTATTTTTATTACGATTAGTTACATTGCCGTTAAGGTTTTGCTGTTCTCTTTTAATTCactaaacaattaaaatttttttactttattttgataacattaaaaaataaaatatttaatattagaaattaattatatatatgtatgtgattatTGTTCTAATTTCTCTTATGAGTTAAAAAACTTAAACCAATTGAGTTCCAAAGTgggaaaaggaaaataaaatataaacaaatggcTATAAATTATTTCTCTCGGTGTGCTAAAATGAATATCTCAGCTGTAAACCCGGCAATGCCACCAACCACTCTATCAGTCAAATCCCGCCACGTGGCGGTTATTGGAGCCGGTGCCGCTGGTCTCGTGGCGGCGAGAGAGCTCCGACGAGAGGGTCACTCGGTGGTCGTATTCGAACGCGGCCACGAAGTCGGCGGCACTTGGGTCTACACCCCTCAAGTCGAACCTGACCCTTTGGGACTAGACCCAAACCGAACCATCATTCATTCTAGCCTCTATAGCTCTCTCCGAACCAACCTCCCCAGAGAAGCCATGGGGTACATGGATTTCCCCTTCGTCACCCGACCCGGCGAGAATAGGGATCCGAGGAGGTACCCTGGTCATAGGGAAGTCTTATTGTATTTGAAGGATTTTGCAAGAGAATTTGGGGTTGAAGAAATGGTGAGATTCGAGACTGATGTGATTAAAGTTGGAATTTTTGGGGATGGGAAATGGAAAGTAAGGTCCAAAAAGTCCAGTTTTAACGATAATAATGAGATTATTAGTAAAAGTAACGCTGAATTTGATGATGAGATCTATGATGCTGTTGTTGTCTGTAATGGACATTACACTGAGCCTCGTATTGCTGATATTCCAGGTAAAGAAGGAATCTCTTTTGACCCATTTTTAAAGTAGAATACTTCTATGAATTGATGGGAATTTGATAGTGAATGTATGTGCTTTTGTTGTGATTAAGATACTTAGGTGAACAAATGAAATTTAGATTCATTTGAAGTGTAGCTAGAAGATCATTATATCGGTTTCGGTTTACCATTCATTTCATCATATGATAATTTGACAAGAAAGTGGATTTTTGATTCACATTTATGAAAAATGAGTTGTTTATATTGTTTATAtgcttctttgttttcttccagGCATTAATTTATGGCCAGGAAAGCAAATGCATAGCCATAATTACCGCATTCCGGAGCCTTTTAGAGATCAAGTAGGTATCTGcttttttacttttctttatcTTAGATTGTAGCTATACTGCATTGCAGTGTGGGATTTCCAATTTCCTAGGATTTGCTAGTCTCTATCGAGGGACCGGTTCTAGCCCTCTGTTTCTCTTGACAAACTCTAATCTTTGGCTTTGACAGGTTGTAATTGTAATAGGGAGTTCCGCAAGTGCAGTTGACATATGTAGGGACATAGCTCCAGTTGCCAAAGAAGTACATGTTGCATCTAGATCAGTGGCGGATGAAACATATATGAAACAGCCTGGTTACGATAATTTGTGGTTACATTCCATGGTACGTATATATATGTTTGATGGGATGATGATTGGATTTGAAATGTTAATATTTGGCAATGATGCAGCTAGATCATGCACATGAAGATGGCATGGTGGTTTTCCGAAATGGGAAAACAGTGCTTGCTGATCTCATTATGCACTGCACTGGGTAatcttcatttcttttttttcGGTCCAGGACACTGAAATAGTGTAGGAAAGCATTCTAATTTTTTATTGCTTCTTCCAAAAGGTACAAGTATCACTTCCCTTTCCTTGACACAAAAGGCATTGTGACTGTGGACGATAATCGTCTTGGACCACTATACAAGCATGTCTTTCCCCCAGCCTTAGCCCCATACCTTTCATTTATTGGGATACCATGGAAGGTGTGTTTCTATTCCTTTTATCATCTAAGAATTTCCCTTGTACTTAATCATTCTCATAATCACATTTTCACCAGATTGTTCCTTTCCCCTTATTTGAGTTTCAAAGCAAATGGATAGCCGGTATTTTGTCCGGTCGTATTACACTTCCATCACAAAAGGAAATGATGGAAGATATTCAAGCATTTTACTCGGCACTTGAAGATTCTAGTATACCAAAACGGTATACTCATTGCATTGGTCAATCTCAGGTACCATTTTATCTCATTATTGAGCTTATTCCATACTGTGAATCTGTCGTGCTATTTCTGTTTTTttcatatatatgtttttttGCAGGTTGAATACAATAATTGGCTTGCTACACAATGTGGTTGCCAAGGTGTTGAAAAATGGAGAGAAGCAATGTATTCTATGGCTTCGGAGAATCGGCGTCTTCTACCAGAGATGTACCGTGATGAATGGGATGATCACCACCTGGTTTCAGAAGCTTATGAGGATTTCATTAAGTACCCTTCAGCATCAAACCTTTAgagacaaaaaataaaaataaaaatcaatttacaatGGTGAAGGATGTCATTCACCCTGTTGTATACAACCCGGGTCTGTACCGTGGCAGGGTACTATTCTACCACTAGACCACTGGTGCTTGTGCGATGAAAGTCTCGATATACATAAATCTAGCACAAGAGTTACTAAACGAAGAGAATTGAAGGAGAATCAACTATATGAATTTTATTGAATATAGATCTTCCACTGTCATCTATACATCAATTGCAACTATTCGTGTATTAGGGCTTTTATGTTTCAAGTTAAGTTTTGACTAGATTGGGGTTTGGATTTTTTTATCTAAATCCTTGAATTTGTCAATTGTTTGTATATTGGAGTTTGAATTTTTTTGGTCTAAGTTAACCCTAAAGTTCAGGTCTTAATGTGGAAACAATTGTTAAGAACAATTGTcaagttcaaggactaatttggacaaaaaaaattcaagtctCAATATTATAACAATTATCAAATGGATGGACTAACTGGGACCAGAAAAAGGAAAGGTAAAACAAGTAAAGCTCTGTTAAgcgaatttataaaaaataaatgctGCTAGCAAAACCTTGATTACCAACAACCACTGACAACCTAATTGATATTAGTTAGTACTTTCTTTCTTCTACTTGTGCTGCACAACCAACCTCTTCAATAGAGAGTCCTTTAAGTTGGTAGCCAATGGCTTGTGGCTCGGTTAAGATGTCACCCACTTTGTGATAATGCCGTAAATTTGTTGGCAAACACCTTATTCAGTGCTGTTGCACCAACAGATTCAACATTTGAGCACCAAACACAGATATTGCAGCAACGAAAACAAAAAGAACTTCAAGGATCCATACTTTGCACTTAATGTGCGAAACAGATGGGAATAAACTTCACCAATAGGAATTGCATGAACTTTCAGATCATTCAATGACTATGAATGAACAGCCAAAAGTATTTTTCTCCCCAATAGGAAGTTAGGAGCTTCTGTTTGTAAGAGTCAAACCTGGGGAATTAACAATGGAGCTCTTTTTTCGGTTATCTTTACATGTTACATATGATTAAGGGAGGATCAAAAACTAAAGAGAAAGTGCGGGTTTTTTCTCCCCCCTAATAAAATGGGCTTCATTGGTGACATGTAGGCACATAATCATCCATGTCGCAACAGCGGGGGCGGCGGTGGTAAGCGATCTCAGGTGAGAAGGTCACGTCGGGGTATTCATTTGAAAGGCAATACTAGTACATTCAGGTATAAGGTTCACACAATTTCTCTTGAAGCCAACAGCTTGATGAATGTTTGATGACAATGGTGTTGGACCTCTATACTAGCATGTTGTCCCATCAGCCATAGCTCCCTTGTCTTTCACTTGTTGGTGTTTACCCACTCAGGGTTTTTTCACCACAACTTTCTTAAGTTCTGCTTGATACTAGGTCCAGGGTTCGAATCTCGACATCCCCTTCCCTGTatctttgatttttaaaaaaaaatatttcttaaaatCCATTTGAGCTGCAAAAAGGAATAATCTGCACCAGCCGGGAATCGAACCCGGGTCTGTACCGTGGCAGGGTACTATTCTACCACTAGACCACTGGTGCCCATATGTTAGCAACTTATCTATactattaatttaattagttcCTCCAAAACCTTGAAATCAGAGAAAATCACATGCTTAAACAAGTTCCCAACTCATGTTACATTAACAACGATGTCAGCTgagttaaaattaaattgatatattaattaaatctaaGCCTTCCCAACTAAGCTAAATAATGTAAATAGATGAAATGTCATTGTCTCAGTTTTTCTTTTGTTCTACTTTGTCTCAGTTTTTCACATCTTTAACCATGTGCACAAAAATATCATTGTCCATTACCATTTCCTATGGTGGTATTGTCccttctttccttttcctttttgttttctttcatcaGTACCGTCCTTCTCATTTGCAATGTagttcaaaatattaaaaatattgacCAAGGCGGGGTCGGGGAATCTATTATTGAATACTCGAGTTtgacattttttttaaaatatggtATTTGTATTCTTTTCATCTAACGTGATATTTATGTTTGGTAgaagttatatattttggtacttgAAAATAATTAGgttaactttttaaaattgatttgatgaaaatttataattaactaataatattagcaattaactttcaTGAAATCAACCCTAAGACtcgaattaagaaataaaaagttaACATTGTTATATCTGAAAAAATTATAGTTTGACCCCGtcaaaaaagataaaattttgatttaatcttaaAAGCTATAAAGATGTAAGGTACCATATtggtgaaattttatttttagtccttataaaaatatacaacttaCTTTCAAAAATTAACTTTGCCCGTCTTTGAGTAGTAAAATGTATAACGTTTGCCAAATACAAATATTACACTAGAAAAAAAATATGggtaccaaattttaaaaatgtgtCAAACTCAAATACTAAGGGCTTATTCTGCAGTGCTTAAAAAATGCACTTCTGACTCCAAAAGTACTTTTGAAATAAAAACTAGGCTAAACAAGCTGAATATATTAAACTAACAAAAAATTCAAGTGGCAATTTGCAAACAAACAACTAAAAACTTACAAATTGTTTCCAGTTTAGTCATGTGGTCATACATCGGAAAATATAAGGTAACAAAAAGcccaaaatggaaaattttatagcttAGTTTGTGCTGGCTTTGCAATTTCCATGATGTTACTGTCAAGTGCATGAACTTATCTTCCAACCAAACCTCATTTTTAATGTCTTTACTCTTATTTGTCATTTTGCTATTTCCCCCTTTAATTTGCCTTACATGCACcctataaaaaaattttaaaatttagatgagAACATGGATGTCACCTAAAATTCAAATGCCACCATGGGCTATGGTCAACATTTCAAAAAGGCAGATGATAGTACCATTGTTAGCTTAATCATTACAAAACCCAGAATcttgaaattaaaaagaaaatacccCTCTTTGCTAATGGAGTGACAAACCTCAAAACTTTACTTAGCCTTCCATTTACTATTTGGCCATTGATCACTATGGATTAATTAAAGCAAGCATCCCTTTGGATGGTTGAATTTCATGCAAGAACAAACCATGAAAAAAAAGAGCCATGGTATCTAAATTGACTTCAAGTCATCTTTAGATGTGAAATGCCATACAAGTTCGTCATAATTATTATGTCCAAAACTTTTTTATTCACTCCAATCGTTGGAATCTACATAAATAAGGAcgaaataatcaaattataataaaattataggtgattgtttaaattttaataatactaAACTCTACAAAATTGGGGGAGAGCCAAAACTTCCCCCATAGATCATTATCATTATCTTCCTAAAAGCACACACgacaacataaatatatatatttgtttataacattcaattcaaaGGTGATCTATGAGGCACACCTTTCCTGCGGCTATTACTTTCAGCTTGTGGAATTAAAATGGAGCTTCTTTTGTTGGCCTTGCAGTTCATTGCATTGCCATCATCACCACCACCATTGCCAAAGTCATAAGCCATTTGAGGATCCTCTTGGAGATCTAAGAAGCTGAAATCAGTCCTGGTTTTGTATAAAAATGGAAGCAATTCATTGCTTGGGGGTTCAAGTTTTTTCCCATCAGACTTGGAACTCTCTATATGATTGATCTGCATGCATGTGAGAGAAGGAAAATTAAGTGACATGAACATGTTTTACTAGTGATTGGCTTAGAAGAAATGATGAACAAATGAACTAACCTTACAAGAGATGGAACAAAACAGAAATGGGTCTTGTAAGCTACGGTCACATTTTATACAGAAATTACCAGAGCCTCTAAATGGTCTTGACATTGGCCTTTCATTCAAAAACACTACTTTGGCACTGTTTGTTGTGTAAGGCTGTAGAGTTGAAAATTGATCataaaattaagcctaaaaagaGGGGTTCTTTTTTACTGTTAATTCAGCCAAAGTTACTTACTTGAACAAGGGAACAATTGATAAACTTTTGAGCATCGCTCAACCTTATAACATCTTGATAAACATATCTTCTTATCTGTAAAAAGTGTAATAAAAAATCAAGCATTTGATGTGCAAAAAATGGGGCATTTATGGTACATATATAGATTAATGAACCTGTAAACGACGATGAGGACGATGAAGAGGCAAGCAATGAGGACATATAGTAATACAACAAGTCAAGCAAAAAAtgttcttttcatttttcttagcAGATTCATGAAGTAAACAAGGATCAAAGAATTTTTCACCAAGGAGAATTCCAAGCCAATGAGGAACTGATCTTGGACCAACCTGTAAAAAGAAACCAACTCTACAAAAATTAAACAAAACCCAAAGATTCCATGACTTAAAAAAATTCCAGAAATTTAAGGTATAATGGAATTTCACCATGCTGTTGTGTGTGTGAAGAAGCAGGTGAGAGTGTCAGTAACGTTATAAAGAACAAAGGggtctttttttaaaaaatgaaaatggtAATTGATGATGAATGGAATGGCATtgaaagagagagagagggagggggcaaaaatgaagaaaaagagagagatttATGAAGAAAAGGGGGAAACGGCGCCTCCTTGACACTGCCAGCAACAGTCGGAGCAGGCAGCCACTGAATGGCAGTGTTGTTGCCAAATGGGGAAGATGGGGCCATAGGGTCCTCATTTAAAGCAGAGATGGAAAGGGGGTACACTAGTAGTTAGttgttgtattttttttttttttgaatatctATTGCAAATTTTTTTGTAGTTTTAGACTAAAAACCTATCAAAATTTCAATCTCCCCCTATAGTCATGTTGGATCCAGTTAAATCTAAATTGAATTGGGTCGGATTTAAACCTAATGGAAAGTTCTTCGATGCTGTTTACTTCGGGTAAATGATATGAATTTGCTAACAACTTTTTAATTTAGTGACAAAAGTATTATGTTGTGAGGCATAAGAGTTTGGGTTCAATTCTTGTTAACTCCATCTTTTGGCctcaattataaaaaaaaaaaatcaatacctTATTTAAAAGGCATTGAACTACTTACCATTTGACCCCAGAGATGAGCAGGTCTAAGCCCATTTCTTCGTACCGTGCACTATCTTTTTGGGGTACATTTATAATTAATTCACATGCATAAACCTTACTTATAAGGCATCAAACTACTTACCATTTGACCCCATAAGATGAATATGTCTAAGCCCATTTCTCAATATTATGCACTAATTTTTTTGGTACATTTATACTTAACTCACACACattgatttgaatttgagaccATACTTAAAAGGCATCGAACTACTTGCTATTTGACCTCTAAAGATGAGTAGGTCTAAACCCATTTCT from Gossypium arboreum isolate Shixiya-1 chromosome 1, ASM2569848v2, whole genome shotgun sequence harbors:
- the LOC108480389 gene encoding flavin-containing monooxygenase FMO GS-OX-like 4, with amino-acid sequence MAINYFSRCAKMNISAVNPAMPPTTLSVKSRHVAVIGAGAAGLVAARELRREGHSVVVFERGHEVGGTWVYTPQVEPDPLGLDPNRTIIHSSLYSSLRTNLPREAMGYMDFPFVTRPGENRDPRRYPGHREVLLYLKDFAREFGVEEMVRFETDVIKVGIFGDGKWKVRSKKSSFNDNNEIISKSNAEFDDEIYDAVVVCNGHYTEPRIADIPGINLWPGKQMHSHNYRIPEPFRDQVVIVIGSSASAVDICRDIAPVAKEVHVASRSVADETYMKQPGYDNLWLHSMLDHAHEDGMVVFRNGKTVLADLIMHCTGYKYHFPFLDTKGIVTVDDNRLGPLYKHVFPPALAPYLSFIGIPWKIVPFPLFEFQSKWIAGILSGRITLPSQKEMMEDIQAFYSALEDSSIPKRYTHCIGQSQVEYNNWLATQCGCQGVEKWREAMYSMASENRRLLPEMYRDEWDDHHLVSEAYEDFIKYPSASNL
- the LOC108482334 gene encoding protein RGF1 INDUCIBLE TRANSCRIPTION FACTOR 1-like — its product is MVGPRSVPHWLGILLGEKFFDPCLLHESAKKNEKNIFCLTCCITICPHCLPLHRPHRRLQIRRYVYQDVIRLSDAQKFINCSLVQPYTTNSAKVVFLNERPMSRPFRGSGNFCIKCDRSLQDPFLFCSISCKINHIESSKSDGKKLEPPSNELLPFLYKTRTDFSFLDLQEDPQMAYDFGNGGGDDGNAMNCKANKRSSILIPQAESNSRRKGVPHRSPLN